CCTGCCGGTCGTCGTGCTGGCGATGCTTGCCGGATGCGCCTCGCCGACTCCCTTCAAGCCCGCCGACGCCGACGACGGTTTCGGCTATGTCGACCAGACGATCGAGACCGATCGCGTCCGGGTTGCGTTCGCCGGCAACTCCGTCACGTCGCGCCAGACCGTGGAGACCTATCTGCTCTACCGCGCCGCCGAGGTCACGGTCGAGCGCGGCTACGACTATTTCCTCACCGCCAATCGCGATGTGGAGCGGAACACGAGCTATTTCGGCAACACAACGAACTATGGCGGCCTCGGCTACGGCCGCTACGGCGACCCCTGGGGCTATGGCGGCTTCGGCGGCATCGGCACGACCGACCTGCGCCCGATCGACAGCTACACCGCTTTCCTCGACATCAAGCTGTTCAAGGGCACGAAGCCGAGCGATCAGGTCAACGCCTACGACGCCCGCCAGATCCTCCAGAATCTCGGGCCTTCCATCCTGAGACCCGGCGACGCCCGCGGCTGACACGGAAAGACCATCGATGGCACCTCGCATCAATCCGCTGGGCCTGAACAAGCTCCAGCTCAAGACTCTCCTGCTCTTCCAGGCCGTGGCGCGTGAGGAGGACATGGCCCAGCCCGAAGGCGAGGGCGTCCGCGTCACCAACCTGCCCGACGCCCACGGCGATCACTTCCATCTCGGCCGGGCGGTCGTCCGCGCCGCCGACGCGACGGGACTGACCAACGCGGCGGTGTGGACGGCGCTCGCGCGCAAAGGCCTGATCGAGGGCAGCTATCCCGACAGCCTGCTGCTCACGAAAGCGGGCCTCGACTACGACACGGCGTCCGCCGGACCGATCCTGCATCACGCCGACCACTAGCCGGTGTGAAGGGGGTGGACCGGGACAAAGCCCGCCGTGAACGCGACGAGAGGAGACGTGGCATGGACCGGTTCACCGGCGGTTGCCTGTGCGGCGACGTTCGGATCGTGGCGTCGGGCCGTCCCTATCGGGTCGGCCTTTGTCACTGTCTCGACTGCCGCAAGCATCACGGAGCCCTTTTCTACGCCGCCGCGATTTTCCCTGGGGATGCGGTGACGATCGAGGGCGAAACGCGTGACTATGCCGGGCGGTGCTTCTGTCCGCGCTGCGGCTCGTCCGTCTTCGCGCGCAGCGCCGACGAGATCGAGGTGCACCTGGGATCCCTGGATGCCCCCGACCAGCTGATGCCGACCTACGAGAACTGGATCGTCCGTCGCGAAGCCTGGCTGCCGCCGTTTCCGCTCGCGAAACGATACGACCGCGATCGCGAGGCCACGGGCCGATCCGAGGCGTAGGGCGCTGCCGTGTAACCTTCTCCGGCGCTGCCCGAACTACCGGCAGGGAACGGCGACGCGTCGCGTCGCCGGCCGGTACGCCACGAAGGGAGCGCCAAATGCGCCTGATCGCCAGCACGATCGCCTTGACCGCCTGTTTCCTTGCCGGCGGCGCTCTCGCCGCCGACGGGTGGACGCCCTACACGCAGCAGGCGTTCGAGGAGGCGCAGGCCGCCGGGAAGACGATCGTCGTCGACGTCCATGCCGATTGGTGCCCGGTCTGCGCCAAGCAGGCGCCGATCCTGGCCGAGATCATCCAGTCCCCCGAGCTCGAGGAAGCCGCGGCCATCCAGGTCGATTTCGATGCCGACAAGGACTTCCTGAGACAGCACAACGTGACGATGCAATCGACCGTGCTCGTCCTCAAGGACGGCGCCGAGACCGCGCGCACGACGGGCGAGACCGATCCCGCCAAGCTGCGCCAGTCCATCCTGGACGGTGTCCAGGGCTGACGGCTTCGAGAGGGCGCCGCGATGACC
Above is a genomic segment from Geminicoccaceae bacterium SCSIO 64248 containing:
- a CDS encoding thioredoxin family protein, with product MRLIASTIALTACFLAGGALAADGWTPYTQQAFEEAQAAGKTIVVDVHADWCPVCAKQAPILAEIIQSPELEEAAAIQVDFDADKDFLRQHNVTMQSTVLVLKDGAETARTTGETDPAKLRQSILDGVQG
- a CDS encoding GFA family protein — its product is MDRFTGGCLCGDVRIVASGRPYRVGLCHCLDCRKHHGALFYAAAIFPGDAVTIEGETRDYAGRCFCPRCGSSVFARSADEIEVHLGSLDAPDQLMPTYENWIVRREAWLPPFPLAKRYDRDREATGRSEA